The DNA window ATCCCAACGCTGGAAAATATGTTTAACAGATACTAACACATGTTGTTTATTTAAAAAAACCACCTCTGTTGTATTTAAATAGAGGTGGTTTTTCTATCAGCTATAATAAAATTTCCTTTTTTCTTTTTAATCGGGCTTAATGCTCGTTCAAGCCAGCCCATGACCAAATCGGCAATCACCGCCATCAGAGCTGTGGGGATCGCTCCCGCTAATATAATCGCGGTTCCGTTTGTGGCGTTTGATCCTCTGACGATGATGTCCC is part of the Bacillota bacterium genome and encodes:
- the opuCD gene encoding glycine betaine/carnitine/choline/choline sulfate ABC transporter permease OpuCD, whose product is DIIVRGSNATNGTAIILAGAIPTALMAVIADLVMGWLERALSPIKKKKGNFIIADRKTTSI